The following coding sequences are from one Salinicoccus sp. Bachu38 window:
- a CDS encoding LLM class flavin-dependent oxidoreductase, producing MELGISTFAETLPDPHTGETITHAERLRDIVEEIEMADHVGLDVYAVGEHHREDYAVSAPEVILAAGAARTSSIRLSSAVTVLSSDDPVRVYERFAMLDGISGGRAEIMAGRGSFIESFPLFGYDLNDYDALFEEKLDLLLQLQKGGPIHWSGRHRAPISGLEVFPKPEQEALPVWIASGGTPDSTVRAGKLGLPLVLAIIGGRPQNFAALVELYKQTAAQSGHRIESLGIASHSHGFVWDTDEEAADLFFPSTRQGMNKVGSERGWGNYTRRSFDIARSEKGALYCGSPETVARKIIDLRKNVGIKRFLLHTPLGTMPHDQVLKSIRLFGEKVAPIVKDEIAQWEGR from the coding sequence ATGGAACTCGGAATCAGTACATTTGCAGAAACATTGCCGGATCCCCACACAGGGGAAACGATCACCCATGCCGAACGGCTGAGGGACATCGTCGAGGAAATCGAAATGGCGGATCACGTCGGACTCGATGTCTACGCCGTCGGGGAGCATCACCGTGAGGACTATGCCGTCTCCGCGCCTGAAGTCATCCTTGCTGCAGGCGCCGCACGCACCAGCAGTATCAGGCTCTCCAGTGCAGTGACGGTCCTCTCCTCGGACGACCCGGTAAGGGTGTACGAAAGGTTCGCCATGCTGGATGGCATTTCCGGTGGACGGGCGGAGATCATGGCCGGCAGAGGTTCTTTCATCGAATCGTTCCCACTGTTCGGATATGACCTGAATGACTATGACGCACTATTTGAAGAGAAGCTCGATCTTCTGCTCCAGCTTCAGAAAGGCGGTCCCATCCATTGGAGCGGCAGACACCGTGCACCGATCAGCGGCCTCGAAGTATTTCCAAAGCCGGAACAGGAGGCCCTGCCCGTCTGGATCGCCAGCGGCGGCACACCGGATTCCACGGTCAGGGCCGGCAAGCTCGGCCTGCCGCTCGTGCTCGCCATCATTGGAGGCCGACCGCAGAACTTCGCAGCCCTTGTCGAGCTGTACAAGCAGACGGCGGCACAATCCGGCCACAGGATCGAGTCGCTCGGCATCGCCTCCCACAGCCACGGCTTTGTGTGGGATACGGATGAAGAAGCGGCGGACCTGTTCTTCCCTTCCACCCGACAGGGCATGAACAAGGTCGGATCTGAACGCGGCTGGGGCAACTACACGCGCCGGAGCTTCGATATTGCCCGGTCGGAAAAGGGCGCGCTCTACTGCGGCAGTCCGGAGACGGTCGCCAGAAAAATCATCGATCTGAGGAAGAATGTGGGCATCAAGCGGTTCCTGCTTCATACACCACTCGGCACGATGCCCCATGACCAGGTCCTGAAATCCATCCGCCTGTTTGGTGAGAAAGTGGCCCCCATTGTGAAAGACGAGATCGCGCAATGGGAAGGGAGATAG
- a CDS encoding D-alanine--D-alanine ligase family protein yields MEKLNLGILYGGQSTEHEVSMRSAESVLGALDRDKYNIHLIHISKQGEWLLADQSERIEALTDGDNGVRLSIVPSQQFISEKGTHHFDAVLPILHGTAGEDGIVQGVLEMIGVPYAGCNVRSSAVCMDKDMTKRLLKLEGTNVADWVVFRHEEKDAVDYDAVEADLGLPMFIKPVNQGSSVGVSKVTDERSFHEALALAFEFDTKVMVESAVQGREIEVSVLGNTDLTVSVPGEIVANTEFYSYESKYIDESGAALEIPARLEQPTAEKIRQTARTVYRTLDCEGMARVDVFLTDDGEVIVNEVNTLPGFTSISMYPKLLEASGISYPELLDRLVTLSIERHRLNSRLKTDLL; encoded by the coding sequence ATGGAAAAGTTGAATTTAGGAATTTTATACGGTGGACAGTCGACGGAGCATGAAGTATCCATGCGTTCTGCCGAAAGTGTACTGGGTGCACTCGATAGGGACAAGTACAACATCCACCTGATCCATATATCAAAGCAGGGGGAGTGGCTGCTGGCGGACCAGTCCGAGCGGATCGAAGCGCTGACGGATGGGGACAACGGCGTCCGCCTCTCCATTGTGCCATCGCAGCAGTTCATCTCCGAAAAGGGTACGCACCACTTTGATGCCGTACTGCCGATACTGCACGGTACGGCCGGGGAGGACGGCATCGTCCAGGGGGTGCTTGAAATGATCGGCGTCCCTTACGCCGGCTGCAATGTCAGAAGTTCGGCGGTCTGCATGGACAAGGATATGACAAAGCGCCTCCTGAAGCTTGAGGGTACCAATGTGGCCGACTGGGTGGTCTTCCGCCATGAGGAAAAGGACGCGGTGGACTACGACGCAGTGGAAGCGGACCTCGGTCTGCCGATGTTCATCAAACCGGTGAACCAGGGTTCTTCGGTCGGTGTGTCGAAAGTGACGGATGAGCGGTCATTCCATGAAGCCCTCGCCCTGGCATTCGAATTCGATACGAAAGTGATGGTCGAAAGTGCAGTCCAGGGGCGCGAAATCGAAGTCTCGGTCCTCGGCAATACGGATCTGACCGTTTCCGTACCTGGCGAAATCGTGGCGAATACCGAGTTCTACTCCTATGAATCGAAATACATCGATGAGAGCGGGGCGGCACTGGAAATCCCGGCGAGGCTCGAGCAGCCGACTGCTGAAAAGATACGCCAGACTGCCCGCACCGTCTATAGGACCCTCGACTGCGAAGGGATGGCGCGGGTGGATGTCTTCCTGACGGATGATGGGGAGGTCATCGTGAATGAGGTCAATACGCTTCCCGGGTTCACCAGCATCAGCATGTACCCGAAACTGCTGGAAGCATCGGGCATCAGCTATCCCGAACTTCTGGACCGGCTGGTCACGCTGTCGATTGAACGCCACCGGCTGAACAGCCGCCTGAAGACGGACCTATTATAA
- a CDS encoding nitroreductase family protein has translation MEVFEAIKNRRSIPKLKDTPVERDKIERMLEAATWAPNHHHTEPWKFFVLSGEGRKPLSRVLKEVAHGRVEDPESEAGMKRIEKISRKPFAAPTVIVVALSPDDNPKAIYTEDVCAVAAATQNMLLAAHEMGLGSIWRSGPIYNTPKVKEYFRLDEQEEILGLVFLGEPDVVKDNAKRTPFQEKTIWLETDE, from the coding sequence ATGGAAGTTTTTGAAGCAATAAAGAATCGGCGCAGCATCCCCAAGCTTAAGGACACCCCGGTGGAGCGGGACAAGATTGAAAGGATGCTCGAAGCGGCCACATGGGCACCGAACCACCATCATACGGAACCATGGAAATTCTTCGTGCTCAGCGGAGAGGGCAGAAAGCCGCTTTCCCGTGTCCTGAAGGAAGTGGCACATGGCCGTGTCGAGGACCCGGAATCCGAGGCGGGGATGAAGCGGATAGAAAAGATCAGCAGAAAGCCTTTTGCCGCACCGACGGTCATCGTCGTGGCACTCTCGCCGGATGATAACCCAAAAGCAATCTACACCGAAGATGTCTGTGCGGTGGCAGCGGCGACGCAGAATATGCTTCTTGCCGCACACGAAATGGGTCTCGGCTCGATATGGAGGAGCGGACCGATATACAATACGCCGAAGGTCAAGGAGTACTTCAGACTGGATGAGCAGGAGGAGATCCTGGGTCTTGTATTCCTCGGCGAACCCGACGTGGTGAAGGACAATGCAAAGCGTACTCCGTTCCAGGAAAAGACGATATGGCTTGAAACGGACGAATAA
- a CDS encoding efflux RND transporter permease subunit yields MKKAFGMIMERSLLFIIMVFAISVFGIYTFLTIEQREIPETQVNLVNVTTAWPGADKSDVESNITEIIEAEIFSVDGIDSVSSVSQDDVSVLTLEVSNAVETKDVLNEVNNLVGDLSGDLPENAAEPEVQSISNTFPLLSYQFHGNGREDLDEIRSDLEDLEREVSQMEGISGVTVKGYTDQEYEINLDRDTMAEAQVNPNEILSEIEASLNPVILGQEEEDGNIIRLSFQDETPLSVLEQVRVGQGSTPLADIAEMTETTGAPEDIVEYEGEPAISFTVFLSSGEDVPSVSEDVEAVMDDGISGLPDSIDVTTISSERENVEDIFVGLYMSLALALIAVIISASLGLSLFGSITVMTTVVLSVIIGLIPVPWFGVDLNQISVIGLIIALGILVDDSIVVNDNIERRFALGDDRLDGVYNGVKEVAPSVVASTLAIVFTFSPLLLLSGANGDFIKALPSILITTMVVSTVLALTFVPAARYLLKRKKVPENPGLLGKLFTKGGNLYADRVLPAIIRRPLITFLTVLVIGVLSLGLIRFTPFEFFPEADRSEVTVDLIFDEDQTIEQTHEDANAVLDYMLDEMPHVEAASLFTGTGLPNLFGASLDQTGSNTAQIALQIDKEQISASETIDQFEAPVREAFPEATVFMETIIQGPPAGAPITVELYESDLEQLNAEANRLQSTLEDEGALVTTNIGDLVPTVNYSIDYDALEENGISISQVKNELNMLSEGIPIQGIIVDGENRGTTLKYSNDYSVEDVEIIKMTGEQPETFLLTDFVEETETESSKYIHHTDGDRMVELKVYADDEAAAEEKIEEFRGELPESSEMVIGGETSDQTDFFVEISILFGIILILVYLVIAIEFNSIVMPLIIVFSIFLAISGGIIGLFVTQTPISFLGIMGMVSLSGIVVRNAIVLLDFIEARRKSDAFDIHEAIYESGRARFKPILLTTITSIIALTPVAFSGDVLFVPLAVTVIAGIAFSTILSMIATPSLYYLYYKLRYRNS; encoded by the coding sequence ATGAAGAAAGCATTCGGGATGATCATGGAGCGCAGCCTCCTGTTCATCATCATGGTATTTGCAATTTCAGTCTTTGGCATCTATACATTTCTAACGATCGAGCAGCGTGAAATACCGGAGACCCAGGTCAATCTGGTGAACGTAACGACAGCCTGGCCGGGGGCCGACAAGAGTGATGTCGAATCCAACATCACGGAGATCATCGAAGCGGAAATATTCAGTGTGGACGGGATCGACAGCGTATCCTCGGTTTCCCAGGATGATGTTTCGGTCCTGACATTGGAAGTTTCGAATGCGGTGGAAACGAAGGACGTCCTGAATGAAGTGAACAATCTCGTCGGCGACCTTTCCGGCGACCTGCCGGAGAATGCTGCTGAACCTGAAGTCCAGTCCATCAGCAACACATTCCCGCTGCTGAGCTACCAGTTCCATGGCAATGGACGGGAAGACCTGGATGAAATAAGAAGTGACCTGGAGGACCTTGAACGGGAAGTCTCCCAGATGGAGGGCATCAGCGGTGTCACCGTCAAAGGCTACACCGATCAGGAGTATGAAATCAATCTGGACCGGGACACCATGGCGGAAGCCCAGGTCAATCCGAATGAAATACTCAGCGAAATAGAGGCCTCACTGAATCCGGTCATCCTTGGCCAGGAGGAGGAGGACGGCAATATCATCCGCCTGTCCTTCCAGGATGAAACACCGCTTTCGGTCCTCGAGCAGGTCAGGGTCGGCCAGGGGAGCACCCCGCTTGCCGATATTGCGGAAATGACGGAGACCACGGGCGCCCCGGAAGATATCGTAGAGTATGAAGGGGAGCCGGCGATTTCTTTTACCGTCTTCCTGTCGAGCGGTGAGGACGTCCCTTCCGTATCAGAGGATGTCGAAGCGGTCATGGATGATGGCATATCCGGCCTCCCTGATTCCATCGATGTCACGACAATCTCTTCCGAAAGGGAGAATGTGGAGGATATATTCGTCGGCCTCTATATGTCACTGGCCCTCGCACTGATTGCCGTCATCATCAGTGCCTCCCTCGGCCTGTCCCTGTTCGGGTCGATCACTGTGATGACGACGGTGGTCCTGTCCGTCATCATCGGACTTATTCCGGTACCATGGTTCGGTGTGGACCTGAACCAGATTTCGGTCATCGGACTGATCATCGCACTCGGTATACTGGTGGATGATTCGATCGTGGTCAACGACAACATCGAAAGGAGGTTCGCCCTGGGGGATGACCGTCTGGATGGCGTCTATAACGGTGTGAAGGAAGTCGCACCATCCGTCGTCGCCTCCACCTTGGCAATCGTATTCACCTTCTCGCCGCTGCTGCTCCTCTCTGGTGCGAACGGGGACTTCATCAAGGCACTGCCGAGCATACTGATCACGACGATGGTCGTATCGACGGTGCTGGCACTGACATTCGTCCCGGCAGCGAGATATCTGCTCAAACGCAAAAAAGTGCCGGAGAATCCGGGTCTGCTGGGCAAACTGTTTACAAAAGGCGGCAATCTGTACGCAGACAGGGTACTCCCTGCAATCATCAGACGGCCGCTCATCACATTCCTTACGGTACTCGTCATCGGCGTGCTGTCACTCGGGCTGATACGGTTCACACCGTTCGAATTCTTCCCGGAAGCGGACCGTTCGGAAGTGACCGTCGATCTGATCTTCGATGAGGACCAGACGATCGAACAGACGCATGAAGATGCGAACGCAGTGCTGGACTACATGCTGGATGAAATGCCGCACGTGGAAGCGGCCTCCCTGTTTACAGGCACGGGGCTGCCGAACCTGTTCGGTGCATCGCTCGACCAGACGGGCTCCAATACAGCACAGATTGCACTCCAGATCGATAAGGAACAGATCAGTGCTTCCGAAACGATCGACCAGTTTGAAGCGCCGGTGAGGGAAGCCTTCCCGGAAGCAACGGTATTCATGGAGACGATCATCCAGGGTCCGCCGGCCGGTGCGCCGATCACAGTGGAGCTTTATGAATCAGACCTCGAGCAGCTCAATGCCGAGGCCAACCGCCTCCAGAGCACGCTTGAGGACGAGGGTGCCCTGGTGACGACGAATATCGGAGATCTGGTGCCCACCGTCAACTACAGCATCGATTACGATGCACTTGAAGAGAATGGCATTTCCATCTCCCAGGTGAAGAACGAACTGAACATGCTGTCTGAGGGCATACCGATCCAGGGCATCATCGTCGATGGTGAAAACCGGGGAACGACACTGAAGTATTCCAACGACTACAGCGTCGAAGATGTGGAGATCATCAAGATGACCGGGGAACAGCCGGAAACATTCCTGCTTACCGACTTTGTCGAAGAGACGGAGACGGAAAGTTCCAAGTACATCCATCATACTGATGGAGACCGCATGGTGGAACTTAAAGTCTATGCAGACGATGAAGCGGCTGCAGAAGAGAAGATTGAAGAGTTCCGTGGGGAACTGCCGGAGTCGAGTGAAATGGTCATCGGCGGGGAAACATCCGACCAGACGGACTTCTTCGTTGAGATCAGCATACTGTTCGGCATCATACTCATATTGGTGTATCTGGTCATAGCGATAGAATTCAACTCCATCGTCATGCCGCTGATCATCGTATTCAGCATCTTCCTTGCGATCAGCGGCGGTATCATCGGACTGTTCGTCACGCAGACACCGATCAGTTTCCTCGGCATCATGGGGATGGTCTCGCTGTCGGGTATCGTCGTCAGGAATGCAATCGTACTCCTCGATTTCATAGAAGCCCGAAGGAAGAGCGATGCATTCGACATACACGAAGCGATATATGAAAGTGGGCGTGCCCGCTTCAAGCCGATCCTGCTGACGACCATCACGAGCATCATCGCACTGACACCGGTGGCATTCAGCGGCGACGTGTTGTTCGTGCCGCTTGCTGTAACAGTCATCGCGGGTATTGCATTCTCCACAATACTCTCCATGATAGCAACACCAAGCCTGTACTACCTCTACTACAAGCTGAGGTACAGGAACAGCTAG
- a CDS encoding prephenate dehydratase translates to MLIGYQGVEGSYSEMACRTFAGDGSYEMKGCPTFKALVDDLMRDRVDYIALPVENSTSGPITRTIDLMKYLEVDAVEEIYVKIDHALITRKPVAIEELTEVYSHPEALEQCYSYLSSHPHLEVREYSDTADAVRMVKASDDPTVAAIAGSHAAEMYGMNVARENISDNPYNTTRFLFFRKGAKPRLKNTNKTSLYIETDHSTGSLNEILNIFSRHGINLLNLTSRPIQHKPFSYGFFIDVEKGTDDTLHYALDDIEKVSRYINILGTYQKGKIPSYEGVLVNE, encoded by the coding sequence ATGCTGATCGGATATCAAGGTGTAGAAGGATCATATAGTGAAATGGCGTGCAGGACTTTCGCAGGGGACGGATCATATGAAATGAAGGGCTGTCCCACCTTCAAGGCGCTTGTCGACGACCTGATGCGGGACAGGGTCGATTACATCGCCCTGCCCGTCGAAAATTCCACAAGCGGTCCGATTACTCGGACGATCGACCTGATGAAATACTTGGAAGTGGATGCGGTGGAGGAGATCTATGTCAAGATCGACCATGCACTGATCACCAGGAAACCGGTGGCAATCGAAGAGCTGACAGAGGTCTATTCCCACCCCGAGGCACTAGAGCAGTGCTATAGCTACCTGAGCAGCCATCCGCATCTCGAAGTCCGTGAATATTCGGATACGGCCGACGCGGTCAGGATGGTCAAAGCTTCCGATGACCCGACCGTGGCCGCCATCGCCGGCAGCCATGCCGCCGAGATGTATGGCATGAACGTCGCACGTGAAAATATCAGCGACAATCCATATAACACTACACGGTTCCTCTTCTTCAGAAAAGGGGCGAAGCCGCGGCTGAAAAATACGAACAAGACATCACTCTACATCGAGACGGACCACAGCACCGGGTCACTGAATGAAATACTCAACATCTTCAGCAGGCACGGCATCAACCTGCTGAACCTGACTTCAAGGCCGATACAGCATAAGCCATTCTCCTACGGCTTCTTCATCGATGTTGAAAAGGGGACGGACGATACGCTGCACTATGCGCTCGATGATATAGAAAAGGTCAGCAGGTATATCAACATTCTCGGCACCTATCAGAAAGGGAAGATCCCCTCCTATGAAGGCGTCCTTGTAAACGAATAG
- the pepT gene encoding peptidase T, translating into MRTQLIERLSKYARIDTQSDVSSESIPSTYKQWDLIRLLEEELKGIGMEEVETDENGYLMATLPANTEGAPVIGFLAHVDTATDFTGRGVNPQVTDYEGGDIVLNEALGVTLTPEQFPELEDYRGHTLMTTDGTTLLGADNKAGIAEIMTAMEYLIDHPEVKHGKIRVAFTPDEEIGRGPHHFDVERFGADFAYTVDGGPLGELQYESFNAAAAKVTFIGNSVHPGTAKNKMINAGRMAAEFITRFNAEDTPEHTEGYEGFFHLTNISGDVEKTEVNFIIRDFDKNAFEDRKGQMASHADALKAQYGEDRVILDMNDQYYNMRDRIEPHMEIVEYAKQAMEALDITPVIEPVRGGTDGSQLSYKGLPTPNLFTGGENFHGKFEYISVDNMEKAVKVITEISRNAAEQK; encoded by the coding sequence TTGCGCACTCAACTGATTGAAAGACTATCAAAATATGCCAGAATCGATACCCAGTCCGATGTTTCAAGTGAATCCATACCTTCTACATACAAGCAGTGGGATCTGATCCGCCTGCTTGAGGAAGAGCTGAAAGGGATCGGGATGGAGGAGGTGGAAACGGATGAAAACGGCTATCTGATGGCCACACTGCCTGCAAATACCGAAGGGGCACCGGTCATCGGCTTTCTCGCCCACGTGGATACCGCGACGGATTTTACGGGCAGGGGTGTCAATCCCCAGGTGACCGACTATGAAGGCGGAGATATTGTGCTGAATGAAGCGCTTGGTGTCACACTCACTCCGGAGCAGTTCCCGGAGCTTGAAGACTATAGGGGGCACACGCTCATGACGACGGATGGGACGACGCTCCTTGGAGCCGACAACAAGGCAGGCATCGCAGAAATAATGACGGCGATGGAATATCTCATCGATCATCCCGAAGTGAAGCACGGGAAGATAAGGGTGGCGTTCACTCCGGACGAGGAGATCGGACGCGGGCCGCACCATTTCGATGTGGAGCGCTTCGGTGCGGATTTCGCCTATACCGTGGATGGAGGGCCGCTCGGTGAACTGCAGTACGAAAGCTTCAACGCGGCAGCGGCGAAAGTGACCTTCATCGGCAACAGCGTCCATCCCGGCACCGCCAAGAACAAGATGATCAATGCAGGACGGATGGCTGCCGAATTCATCACCCGCTTCAATGCTGAAGACACGCCCGAGCATACGGAAGGATATGAAGGATTCTTCCATCTGACCAACATCAGCGGGGATGTGGAGAAGACGGAAGTCAACTTCATCATCCGCGACTTCGACAAAAATGCATTCGAAGACCGAAAAGGACAGATGGCATCCCATGCCGATGCACTGAAGGCACAGTACGGAGAAGATCGTGTCATATTGGATATGAATGACCAGTACTACAACATGAGGGATCGGATCGAACCGCACATGGAGATCGTCGAATATGCGAAGCAGGCGATGGAAGCACTCGATATCACTCCGGTCATCGAACCGGTCAGGGGCGGGACGGACGGCTCCCAGCTGTCATATAAGGGCCTCCCGACACCGAACCTCTTCACCGGTGGAGAGAACTTCCATGGAAAATTCGAATATATTTCTGTAGATAATATGGAGAAGGCGGTGAAGGTGATCACTGAAATCAGCCGCAATGCCGCCGAGCAAAAGTAG
- a CDS encoding GNAT family N-acetyltransferase has translation MEFNLRKADANDAPAIAKVQVDSWRTTYHGIIEEDYLENLKYEDREKIWTRAIEENPIFLLEDGSGEVVGFAIGGPERSGEYVGYDGELYAIYLYESAQRNGGGRQLVGAVAADLLERGFEKMVISVLEDNPACGFYEKLGGHKIGKEETAIGNTVHVELVYGFDDLKVLS, from the coding sequence ATGGAATTCAATCTGAGGAAGGCGGATGCCAATGATGCGCCTGCCATTGCGAAAGTGCAGGTAGACAGCTGGCGCACGACCTATCATGGCATCATTGAGGAAGACTATCTGGAGAACCTGAAGTATGAAGATCGTGAAAAAATATGGACACGTGCGATTGAGGAGAATCCGATATTCCTCCTTGAAGACGGTTCGGGTGAAGTTGTCGGCTTTGCGATAGGCGGCCCCGAGCGTTCAGGCGAATATGTCGGGTATGACGGGGAACTCTACGCCATCTACCTCTATGAATCCGCCCAACGTAATGGTGGAGGCAGGCAGCTGGTCGGAGCGGTTGCTGCCGACCTTCTGGAACGCGGCTTCGAAAAGATGGTCATATCGGTCCTTGAAGACAATCCGGCATGCGGGTTCTATGAAAAGCTCGGAGGACACAAGATCGGCAAGGAAGAGACGGCCATCGGCAACACGGTCCATGTCGAACTGGTATATGGGTTTGATGATCTGAAGGTGCTTTCCTGA
- a CDS encoding cation diffusion facilitator family transporter: protein MNNKNAQKLIMISIGGALAFAALGIIWGLYADSQMIQFDGYYSFISVLLSMMSMMALRFISKEDPERFPFGKESFIPLTIVIKYFGILVLIIISLVQAFVTLSSGGNAMSMGSGVLYALISAVGCYVAYAYFKSKGHGDALITAEMNQWRMDALLSIGVLAGFIIGWVLSLTVLDVLVPFIDPVMVILVAGYFIKVPLSELYAALRELLEMAPDRPIAEAVEAQVVRIGKFHGFEDHALKLQKMGTKLYIEVDFIVPPENDLTILEQDRIRHELKSGLRGLTLDPWTTVVFTHERQQKSR from the coding sequence ATGAACAACAAAAATGCTCAGAAGCTGATCATGATTTCAATTGGAGGCGCCCTCGCATTTGCGGCACTCGGAATCATATGGGGCCTTTATGCAGACAGTCAGATGATCCAGTTCGATGGCTACTACTCTTTCATCAGCGTCCTCCTGTCGATGATGTCGATGATGGCGCTCCGCTTCATTTCAAAGGAGGACCCGGAACGGTTCCCCTTCGGTAAGGAAAGTTTCATCCCGCTTACCATCGTCATCAAATATTTCGGCATACTGGTCCTCATCATCATCTCCCTCGTTCAGGCTTTCGTCACCCTGTCCTCGGGCGGCAATGCCATGTCGATGGGATCAGGTGTACTCTATGCACTCATATCAGCCGTCGGGTGCTACGTTGCCTACGCCTATTTCAAGTCGAAGGGCCACGGTGACGCACTCATCACTGCTGAAATGAACCAGTGGCGCATGGACGCCCTCCTCAGCATCGGTGTGCTTGCCGGCTTCATCATCGGATGGGTCCTGAGCCTGACTGTTCTGGACGTGCTCGTTCCCTTCATTGATCCGGTCATGGTAATCCTGGTCGCCGGGTATTTCATCAAAGTGCCCCTGTCCGAACTGTATGCGGCACTCAGGGAACTGCTTGAAATGGCACCGGACCGCCCCATTGCAGAAGCGGTTGAGGCGCAGGTCGTCCGCATAGGGAAATTTCATGGGTTCGAGGATCATGCCCTCAAGCTGCAGAAAATGGGCACCAAGCTCTACATCGAAGTAGACTTCATCGTCCCGCCGGAAAATGACCTCACCATACTGGAGCAGGACCGGATCCGCCATGAACTGAAAAGCGGGCTCCGGGGACTCACACTCGATCCGTGGACCACAGTCGTATTTACACACGAAAGACAGCAAAAATCCCGATGA
- a CDS encoding MDR family MFS transporter, whose protein sequence is MSASEQQSSATIKRLPLMAVLISGAFAAILNQTLLATAIPPIMEDLQIDADVAQWLQSVFMLVNGIMIPITAFLIGKFTTRTLFFTAMGLFGFGTLVCGLAPGFEILLVGRILQASGAGIIMPLMQTIIFLIYPLEKRGTAMGMFGLVIGFAPAIGPTLSGWFVQSYPWRGLFFIIIPIVIIDLIVAYFILRNVTERTNPKLDVPSIILSTFGFGGLLYGFSVAGSSGWLSTPVLVSLTLGAVTLFLFIRRQQKLEQPILEFKVFKDKIFALTTGLGMVVFMSMIGGAVILPILMQDMMGFTPLESGLMLLPGALIMGSMSPVTGKLFDMFGARWLAIIGLGLVTVTTYMFTMIDTDTTFTYLAAVNAVRMLGVAMVMMPVTTAGLNQLSPKLVPHGTAMNNTMRQIAGAVGTALLVSIMTHTANPSEGMQGMIDGVNTAFLAAAIISLIGLLLSFTLRKPVSHD, encoded by the coding sequence ATGTCAGCTAGTGAACAGCAGTCATCAGCCACCATCAAAAGGTTGCCACTGATGGCTGTACTTATTTCCGGAGCATTTGCGGCCATTCTGAACCAGACGCTGTTGGCGACAGCCATCCCGCCGATCATGGAAGACCTGCAGATTGATGCGGACGTCGCCCAGTGGCTCCAATCCGTATTCATGCTGGTCAATGGAATCATGATTCCGATTACGGCATTCCTCATAGGCAAGTTTACGACACGGACCCTGTTCTTTACGGCGATGGGGCTGTTCGGATTCGGTACACTCGTCTGTGGATTGGCACCGGGTTTTGAAATACTCCTGGTCGGAAGGATCCTCCAGGCATCGGGTGCCGGCATCATCATGCCGCTGATGCAGACGATCATCTTCCTGATCTATCCGCTTGAGAAGCGGGGGACGGCGATGGGCATGTTCGGCCTGGTCATCGGATTTGCGCCGGCCATCGGGCCGACGCTTTCGGGCTGGTTCGTGCAGAGCTACCCCTGGAGAGGCCTTTTCTTCATCATCATTCCAATCGTCATCATCGACCTGATCGTCGCCTACTTCATACTTAGGAATGTGACGGAGCGGACGAATCCGAAACTGGACGTCCCATCCATCATCCTTTCCACCTTCGGCTTCGGCGGACTGCTTTACGGATTCAGTGTTGCAGGAAGCAGCGGCTGGCTGAGTACACCGGTGCTCGTTTCGCTCACACTGGGTGCAGTGACACTGTTCCTGTTCATCAGACGACAGCAGAAGCTCGAACAGCCGATCCTCGAATTCAAAGTCTTCAAGGACAAGATTTTTGCGCTGACGACAGGACTCGGCATGGTGGTCTTCATGTCCATGATCGGTGGGGCGGTCATACTGCCGATCCTGATGCAGGACATGATGGGATTCACACCACTTGAATCCGGACTGATGCTGCTGCCGGGTGCACTGATCATGGGCTCGATGAGCCCGGTGACGGGGAAACTCTTCGACATGTTCGGTGCCAGGTGGCTGGCAATCATCGGGCTTGGCCTGGTGACCGTGACGACATACATGTTCACGATGATCGATACAGATACGACATTCACCTATCTGGCAGCGGTCAATGCCGTCAGGATGCTCGGGGTGGCGATGGTGATGATGCCGGTGACGACAGCCGGGCTGAACCAGCTGTCACCGAAGCTCGTGCCCCATGGCACCGCCATGAACAACACGATGCGCCAGATCGCAGGGGCGGTCGGTACCGCACTGCTCGTCTCGATCATGACCCATACTGCCAATCCTTCCGAAGGGATGCAGGGCATGATAGATGGTGTGAACACGGCCTTCCTTGCAGCGGCCATCATTTCACTCATCGGACTCCTGCTGTCCTTCACCTTGAGGAAGCCAGTGTCACATGACTAG